A part of Legionella sainthelensi genomic DNA contains:
- the trmD gene encoding tRNA (guanosine(37)-N1)-methyltransferase TrmD produces MVLHLGVISLIPEILNALNYGVSGRAIEQGLVKIDFWNPRDWSSRPYRQVDDKPYGGGPGMVMMYEPLRGAILQARSQMPSHCKTIYLSPQGKVIRQNDLNQVASEKQPLLLIAGRYEGIDERILHHYVDEEWSLGDFVLSGGELAATVFIDAIIRLIPGSLGHLGSAEQDSFMNGLLDCPHYTRPAEVDGLGVPSVLLGGNHRDIELWRRKQSLGKTWLKRPDLLEKIQLSEADKQLLVEFKFEHGES; encoded by the coding sequence GTGGTGCTTCATCTAGGAGTCATTAGCTTAATACCTGAGATACTTAATGCCTTGAATTATGGTGTATCAGGTAGAGCAATAGAGCAAGGGCTAGTAAAAATTGATTTCTGGAATCCAAGAGATTGGTCCTCCAGACCTTATAGACAAGTAGATGACAAACCTTATGGCGGTGGTCCTGGGATGGTCATGATGTATGAACCCTTGCGTGGCGCCATTTTGCAGGCACGAAGCCAAATGCCAAGCCATTGTAAGACGATTTATCTAAGTCCTCAAGGCAAGGTAATTCGCCAAAATGACTTAAATCAGGTGGCAAGTGAGAAGCAACCCCTGCTGCTTATTGCGGGACGATATGAAGGAATTGATGAGCGCATTCTTCATCATTATGTAGATGAAGAATGGTCTTTAGGAGATTTTGTTTTAAGTGGTGGTGAGTTAGCAGCCACGGTATTTATCGATGCAATTATTCGCTTGATACCAGGTAGCCTTGGGCATCTTGGTTCAGCAGAACAAGATTCATTTATGAATGGTTTGCTGGATTGCCCCCATTACACTCGACCGGCAGAGGTAGATGGATTAGGTGTTCCATCTGTTTTATTAGGTGGTAACCACAGAGATATTGAACTGTGGCGAAGAAAACAGTCTCTAGGTAAAACTTGGCTTAAGCGGCCGGATTTACTTGAAAAAATACAGTTAAGTGAAGCAGACAAGCAATTGCTTGTTGAGTTTAAGTTTGAGCACGGTGAATCCTAG
- the rimM gene encoding ribosome maturation factor RimM (Essential for efficient processing of 16S rRNA): protein MDNQKNWIIIARFGRPHGVKGFVTVHSFTEPRDNVLKYTDWHAFINNKWQPIKLVRAEVQNKSIIVQIEGYSERELVAHLTNIEIAVRQDQLEKLKPGEYYWHQLIGMNVINQHEESFGKVTEIIPTGANDVLVVEGEKRHLIPYLPGQFILDIDPGQQLITVNWDMDF, encoded by the coding sequence GTGGATAATCAGAAAAATTGGATAATAATTGCCCGGTTTGGGCGGCCTCATGGTGTTAAAGGCTTTGTAACGGTGCACTCTTTTACAGAACCCCGTGACAATGTTCTGAAGTATACTGATTGGCATGCTTTTATTAATAATAAATGGCAACCTATTAAATTAGTGCGTGCTGAAGTACAAAACAAATCTATTATTGTCCAAATAGAAGGTTATTCTGAGCGTGAATTAGTAGCACATCTTACTAATATAGAAATTGCAGTACGCCAAGATCAATTAGAAAAATTGAAGCCTGGTGAGTATTACTGGCATCAGCTTATAGGTATGAATGTGATTAACCAACACGAGGAATCTTTTGGAAAAGTCACTGAAATAATCCCTACAGGTGCTAATGATGTGCTGGTTGTAGAAGGTGAAAAAAGACATTTAATCCCTTACTTACCTGGCCAGTTTATATTAGATATTGATCCCGGCCAGCAATTAATTACTGTTAATTGGGATATGGATTTTTAG
- the rpsP gene encoding 30S ribosomal protein S16, with protein sequence MVVIRLSRGGAKKRPFYHMVVTDSRKRRDGSYIERIGYFNPIARGQEVRLHIDAEKLSHWQKVGAKLSDRVSALVKEFNKKGEAA encoded by the coding sequence ATGGTCGTTATACGTTTATCTAGAGGCGGCGCTAAAAAGCGTCCTTTTTATCACATGGTCGTTACTGACAGTCGCAAACGCCGCGATGGCAGTTATATTGAGCGTATTGGTTATTTTAACCCTATAGCGCGTGGGCAAGAAGTTCGTCTGCATATTGATGCAGAAAAATTAAGCCACTGGCAAAAAGTAGGAGCAAAACTATCTGATCGAGTCAGTGCTTTGGTGAAAGAATTTAATAAAAAAGGCGAAGCTGCTTAA
- the ffh gene encoding signal recognition particle protein, with protein MFETLTDRLTRTFKNLRGLGRLTEENVQHVLREVRLSLLEADVALPVIKEFIEQVKQNALGQEVLAHLNPDQAFVKIVHDELIHVMGDERVELNFKTQPPAIFLMAGLQGSGKTTSTAKLARYLKESENKKVMVVSVDVYRPAAIQQLKVLAEQIGVGFFPAEVNEQPLTIARKALEAAKKQYMDVLIIDTAGRLHIDADMMTEIKELHQAVNPIETLFVVDSMTGQDAANTAKAFHEALPLTGVILTKTDGDARGGAALSVKQITGQPIKFIGSGEKVDALEPFHPERVASRILGMGDILTLIEEVERKADKQASEKLAKKLKKGKSFDLEDFKQQLLQMNNMGGIAGMMSKLPGVSQMMPQQAMKQVSEKAMAQTIAIINSMTPKERRIPKIIVGSRKKRIAQGSGTQIQDVNKLLKQFEQMQKMMKKFTKPGGMQKMMRGIGGIPGLKGILPDDFK; from the coding sequence ATGTTTGAAACCTTAACGGACCGTTTAACCCGCACCTTTAAAAATTTACGAGGGTTAGGGCGATTAACTGAAGAGAATGTACAACACGTTTTGCGTGAAGTCAGACTTTCTCTGCTTGAAGCAGATGTTGCCTTACCCGTTATTAAAGAATTTATAGAGCAAGTTAAGCAAAATGCTTTAGGACAAGAAGTATTAGCTCACTTAAATCCTGATCAAGCTTTTGTGAAAATTGTACATGACGAATTAATTCATGTCATGGGTGATGAGCGTGTCGAGCTCAACTTCAAGACTCAACCTCCAGCCATATTTTTAATGGCAGGGTTACAAGGGTCAGGTAAAACTACCAGCACTGCGAAACTAGCGCGCTATTTAAAAGAATCTGAAAATAAAAAAGTCATGGTCGTTAGTGTTGACGTTTATCGACCTGCTGCGATTCAACAGCTTAAGGTGTTGGCAGAGCAAATAGGGGTTGGCTTCTTCCCTGCAGAAGTTAATGAGCAACCTTTAACGATTGCTCGTAAAGCTCTAGAAGCCGCAAAAAAGCAATATATGGATGTATTGATCATTGATACGGCAGGCCGTCTGCACATTGATGCGGATATGATGACTGAAATCAAAGAGCTGCATCAAGCAGTAAACCCAATTGAAACTCTATTTGTTGTAGACAGCATGACTGGACAGGATGCTGCGAATACTGCAAAAGCATTTCATGAGGCACTTCCATTAACAGGAGTTATCTTAACCAAAACAGATGGTGACGCTCGAGGTGGTGCTGCTCTTTCTGTAAAGCAAATTACCGGGCAACCCATTAAATTTATTGGTAGTGGTGAAAAAGTAGATGCACTTGAACCATTCCATCCTGAGCGCGTTGCTTCAAGAATTCTTGGCATGGGCGATATACTGACCTTAATTGAAGAGGTTGAGCGTAAGGCAGATAAGCAAGCTAGTGAAAAACTTGCTAAAAAATTAAAAAAAGGAAAAAGTTTCGATTTAGAAGATTTCAAGCAACAACTACTGCAAATGAATAATATGGGTGGTATTGCTGGAATGATGAGCAAGTTACCTGGGGTGAGTCAAATGATGCCGCAACAAGCAATGAAACAAGTCAGCGAAAAGGCTATGGCACAAACTATTGCTATTATTAACTCGATGACTCCAAAGGAGCGTCGTATTCCTAAAATTATTGTCGGTTCTCGCAAAAAGAGAATTGCTCAGGGTTCAGGAACACAGATACAAGATGTAAATAAGTTATTAAAGCAATTTGAACAAATGCAAAAAATGATGAAAAAATTTACTAAACCTGGTGGAATGCAAAAAATGATGCGTGGAATTGGTGGTATACCTGGATTAAAAGGAATATTACCAGACGATTTTAAATAA
- a CDS encoding amino acid permease produces MIEKKHSLTIFSLTMITVGSVDSIRNLPATALFGSQLIFYFFLGALFFLIPTALVSAELASGWAKQGGIYIWVKQAFGKKIGFLAIWLQWIENVIWYPTILSFVAGTIGYLINPTLTSNPYFLWAVIVSSFWGTTILNLRGMKSSAAFSNLCSLAGLLLPMSLIIGLGLVWVTQGNPLQIQFDIPSIVPHVEDKSMWVSLTAIIMSFCGIEIATVHANDVKNPQHAFPKVLIYSVGIILSTLILGSLAIAIVLPGKDINLVAGIMQAFEAFFSSYHMSWMMPVVAVMLVLGGLGGVSNWIIAPTKGLLVAAEDGNLPDYFQRTNAKGAPVVMLYTQATIVTVLSGLFLFMPSVNGSYWLLTALAAQLYMLMYFIMFIAAIKLRLSEPEHPRPFKIPGGLAGMLFVAGIGIIGVCATLGVSFIPPDGINVGGLVRYELTLIGGLILMCLPPFISSWVQGKTTEMEPILD; encoded by the coding sequence ATGATTGAGAAAAAACATTCACTAACAATTTTCAGTTTGACTATGATTACAGTTGGATCTGTGGATAGCATACGTAATTTGCCTGCAACAGCCTTATTTGGTAGTCAATTAATCTTTTATTTTTTTCTAGGCGCGTTGTTTTTTCTGATTCCCACTGCCTTAGTTTCAGCTGAACTCGCCTCAGGATGGGCAAAGCAAGGAGGAATTTATATTTGGGTGAAACAAGCATTTGGAAAAAAAATAGGCTTTTTAGCCATTTGGTTACAATGGATAGAAAATGTCATTTGGTACCCAACGATTTTATCTTTTGTTGCAGGAACAATTGGCTATTTAATTAATCCGACGCTAACAAGTAATCCCTACTTTTTATGGGCTGTCATTGTCAGTTCATTTTGGGGTACTACAATACTCAATCTGCGCGGTATGAAATCTTCTGCAGCATTTAGCAATTTATGTTCTCTTGCTGGTTTGCTGTTGCCTATGTCATTAATTATTGGTCTAGGCTTGGTATGGGTGACTCAAGGTAACCCGTTACAAATTCAATTCGATATCCCAAGTATTGTTCCCCATGTAGAGGATAAATCCATGTGGGTATCTCTAACCGCAATTATTATGTCCTTCTGCGGTATAGAAATCGCTACTGTTCATGCAAATGATGTAAAAAATCCACAACATGCTTTTCCAAAAGTTTTAATTTATTCAGTAGGTATTATTTTAAGTACCTTAATTCTTGGTTCGTTAGCTATTGCGATTGTTTTACCAGGAAAAGACATTAACTTAGTAGCAGGAATTATGCAGGCATTTGAAGCATTTTTTTCAAGTTACCATATGTCTTGGATGATGCCTGTAGTCGCTGTCATGTTAGTGTTAGGAGGACTCGGGGGGGTAAGCAACTGGATTATTGCACCCACAAAAGGGTTATTGGTTGCTGCTGAGGATGGAAACCTACCAGATTATTTCCAGCGTACCAACGCAAAAGGTGCTCCAGTGGTAATGTTATACACTCAAGCTACCATAGTCACCGTGCTTTCAGGATTATTTTTGTTTATGCCTAGTGTGAATGGATCTTATTGGCTACTCACAGCATTAGCTGCTCAATTATACATGTTAATGTATTTTATTATGTTTATAGCCGCAATTAAATTACGTCTGTCAGAGCCCGAACATCCACGCCCTTTTAAAATTCCTGGTGGATTAGCTGGAATGTTATTTGTTGCAGGCATAGGGATTATTGGTGTATGTGCTACCTTAGGAGTAAGTTTCATTCCGCCTGACGGTATTAACGTAGGCGGTTTAGTACGTTATGAATTGACGCTAATCGGGGGTTTAATTTTAATGTGCTTACCACCGTTTATTAGTTCATGGGTACAAGGAAAGACAACTGAAATGGAGCCCATTTTGGATTAA
- a CDS encoding carboxymuconolactone decarboxylase family protein, which yields MSDKFTHITKDISTQLAKMRKEMPEVMSGFSALAQAATKDGVLDKKTKELIAMALAVAKQCPGCIGFHSQTLIKLQTTREELLETLGMAVYMGGGPSLMYAAEALEAFDEFSK from the coding sequence ATGTCAGATAAGTTTACTCATATTACTAAAGATATCAGCACGCAATTAGCTAAAATGCGCAAAGAAATGCCAGAAGTGATGTCTGGATTTTCAGCTCTAGCTCAAGCAGCAACTAAAGATGGAGTTTTAGATAAAAAAACTAAAGAATTAATCGCCATGGCTTTAGCTGTTGCGAAACAATGCCCAGGATGCATTGGATTTCACTCTCAAACGTTAATAAAACTACAAACTACCCGTGAAGAACTTTTAGAAACTTTAGGAATGGCTGTTTACATGGGAGGTGGTCCCTCTTTAATGTACGCAGCAGAAGCTTTAGAAGCATTTGACGAGTTTAGTAAATAA
- a CDS encoding NADPH-dependent 2,4-dienoyl-CoA reductase, translating to MELRIDNTPFKALFQSLDLGFTQLKNRLLMGSMHTGLEEDKDSLNRLAQFYRERALGGVGLITTGGFAPDRVGRLAPFSAKLTNSKEQQRHELITHTVHEAGSKIVLQALHAGRYGFHPFIVAPSGIKSPISPFKPWVMSQSRIKKTIKHFARCARLAQLAGYDGIEIMGSEGYLINQFIVTHTNQRQDEWGGDYSNRIRFPIEIVRAVREAVGEKFIIIFRLSMLDLIADGSNWEEIVILAKAIEEAGATLINTGIGWHEARIPTIATMVPEAAFTHLTQHLKPEVKIPVITSNRINTPELANQLIESGVADMVSMARPFLADPLFAEKAKKGESEAINVCIACNQACLDRVFVNKTASCMVNPRACNETELVYEVTAEPKSIAVVGSGPAGLAFAAVAAERGHKVTLFERNTQLGGQFNLAKKIPGKEIFQYTLDYFAYQLQKFQVTIHLNTEATVNHLLDFDEVVLASGIKPRTPEIPGIDHPKVASYIDVITGKKEVGKRVAIIGAGGIGFDVAEFLTHEHQASKEQFYNEWGIDVYGKYRGGIKPPESTPSPREVYLLQRKKEKMGKRLGKTTGWIHRASLKHKHVKMISGVSYDAIDEQGLHVRIDETSQVIAVDTVVICAGQVELTELFAPLKEAKKIVHLVGGAYKALELDARHAIDQACRLAALI from the coding sequence ATGGAATTGAGAATTGATAACACTCCGTTTAAAGCCCTATTCCAATCTTTGGATTTAGGTTTTACTCAATTAAAGAATCGTTTATTGATGGGTTCGATGCATACTGGTCTTGAAGAAGATAAGGACAGTTTAAATCGATTGGCTCAATTTTACCGAGAAAGAGCCCTTGGCGGTGTAGGATTAATAACTACAGGTGGTTTTGCACCGGATCGAGTAGGTCGTTTGGCTCCTTTTTCTGCTAAGTTGACGAACAGTAAAGAGCAGCAACGACATGAATTAATCACTCATACAGTGCATGAGGCAGGAAGTAAAATCGTTCTGCAGGCCTTACATGCTGGACGTTATGGTTTTCATCCTTTTATTGTTGCTCCTAGTGGAATCAAATCACCAATTAGCCCATTTAAACCTTGGGTGATGAGTCAATCTCGTATTAAAAAAACCATCAAGCATTTTGCTCGTTGTGCGCGGCTTGCCCAATTAGCTGGTTATGATGGGATTGAAATTATGGGTAGTGAAGGTTATTTAATCAACCAGTTTATAGTTACCCACACCAACCAACGTCAAGATGAATGGGGTGGTGATTATAGTAATCGTATTCGTTTTCCTATTGAGATAGTACGGGCTGTACGAGAAGCAGTAGGTGAGAAATTCATTATAATTTTTCGTTTGTCCATGCTCGATTTAATTGCTGATGGAAGTAATTGGGAGGAAATCGTTATCCTTGCTAAAGCTATCGAAGAAGCAGGTGCGACTTTAATTAATACAGGTATTGGGTGGCATGAGGCACGAATTCCGACTATTGCAACTATGGTTCCTGAAGCTGCGTTCACTCATTTGACTCAGCATTTAAAGCCAGAGGTAAAAATACCGGTGATTACTTCAAATCGAATTAATACCCCTGAATTAGCTAATCAATTGATTGAGTCAGGTGTTGCTGATATGGTCTCTATGGCCAGGCCTTTTTTAGCAGATCCTTTATTTGCTGAAAAAGCCAAAAAAGGTGAGAGTGAAGCGATCAATGTTTGCATTGCATGCAATCAGGCGTGCCTTGATCGAGTTTTTGTGAATAAAACCGCTTCATGTATGGTGAATCCTCGAGCATGCAATGAAACTGAGTTGGTTTATGAAGTGACGGCAGAGCCCAAATCAATTGCTGTAGTAGGGTCTGGACCCGCAGGATTAGCTTTTGCTGCCGTTGCTGCTGAGCGTGGACATAAAGTGACTTTATTTGAGAGAAATACGCAACTAGGTGGACAATTTAATTTAGCAAAAAAAATTCCAGGCAAAGAAATTTTTCAATACACGCTGGATTATTTTGCTTATCAATTACAGAAATTTCAGGTAACAATTCATTTAAATACAGAAGCAACAGTGAATCATTTGCTGGATTTTGATGAAGTGGTTTTGGCGAGTGGCATTAAGCCGCGCACTCCAGAAATTCCAGGCATCGATCATCCCAAAGTTGCCAGTTATATTGATGTAATTACTGGAAAAAAGGAAGTAGGTAAACGGGTTGCAATTATTGGTGCAGGTGGAATTGGTTTTGATGTAGCTGAATTTTTAACGCATGAACATCAGGCTTCGAAAGAACAGTTTTATAACGAATGGGGTATTGATGTATATGGCAAATACCGAGGAGGGATCAAGCCTCCTGAGAGTACGCCCAGCCCACGTGAGGTATATTTATTACAGCGTAAAAAAGAAAAAATGGGTAAACGTCTGGGAAAAACGACAGGTTGGATTCATCGCGCAAGTCTGAAACACAAGCATGTTAAAATGATTTCAGGGGTGAGCTATGATGCTATTGATGAGCAAGGATTACACGTACGAATCGATGAAACCTCACAAGTCATAGCGGTCGATACCGTGGTGATTTGTGCAGGACAAGTTGAATTAACGGAACTATTCGCTCCATTAAAAGAGGCCAAAAAAATTGTCCATTTAGTAGGTGGGGCATATAAAGCATTGGAGTTGGATGCACGCCATGCTATTGATCAAGCATGTCGCTTGGCGGCGCTGATTTGA
- a CDS encoding DMT family transporter — protein sequence MQSFKVVFVVIIAIVLWASAFIGIRIGLADYSPGALALLRFMIASLCLLIIYSSLGINKRVVWKDRIQLLLAGMAGIGIYNLCLNYGELSVSAGIASFVIGFMPVMTVVLSLIFLQEKLKPSVWYGILTSILGLVLLMLGEHSVPGMQQGVLAILISALMGAILTIVQKQFVHVYHPVAIIAWVMWGGTLLLVIFLPDLLMEIKSANIQTNIAVVYMGIFPAALAYLAWGYALKYLSASKASITLYALPIVSTLMGFLLLHEQPSFLSLIGCSISLFGAYIASRSQTGAPLSYKEPLKIE from the coding sequence ATGCAGTCTTTCAAAGTGGTTTTTGTTGTTATTATTGCAATTGTCTTGTGGGCTTCGGCATTTATTGGGATACGCATTGGATTGGCTGATTATTCGCCAGGAGCACTTGCATTATTGCGATTTATGATTGCATCACTTTGTCTTTTAATTATTTATTCTAGTTTAGGCATAAATAAACGAGTTGTATGGAAAGATAGAATTCAGTTACTTCTTGCGGGAATGGCTGGAATAGGGATTTATAATCTTTGTTTAAACTATGGGGAGCTTAGTGTTTCTGCTGGGATAGCCAGTTTTGTGATTGGTTTCATGCCTGTGATGACTGTAGTTTTGTCACTTATTTTTTTACAAGAAAAACTAAAGCCCAGTGTTTGGTATGGTATCTTAACTAGCATATTAGGTCTTGTGCTGTTAATGCTTGGCGAACACTCAGTTCCTGGAATGCAACAAGGAGTTTTAGCCATTTTAATTTCTGCCTTAATGGGTGCTATTTTAACAATTGTACAAAAGCAATTTGTACATGTTTATCATCCAGTTGCGATTATTGCTTGGGTAATGTGGGGTGGGACTTTATTGTTGGTTATTTTTCTACCTGATTTACTGATGGAAATTAAGAGTGCCAATATTCAGACTAATATAGCAGTTGTTTACATGGGAATTTTTCCTGCAGCACTTGCTTATCTGGCCTGGGGGTATGCATTGAAATACTTATCTGCTTCTAAAGCCTCAATTACTTTATACGCACTTCCTATTGTATCCACGTTAATGGGATTTCTATTATTACATGAACAACCTTCATTTCTTTCTTTAATTGGATGCAGTATTTCTTTGTTTGGTGCTTATATTGCCAGCCGCTCTCAAACAGGGGCTCCTTTATCTTATAAGGAACCGCTCAAAATAGAATAG